AcataattatgtatattaatatttaaatattgtatacatttaataaatataatcttaatatttgttgtttttatttttgagcttatatatctctcaATATTAATAACATCtgattaattttgagttttgAACTTGAGCCAAAACTCTCAAGCTTTGTAAATATATGTTGGTTATGTGTCTATTCAGAATGACTTATGAGCAGcagcctttttattttgggtaggCTATGTCATGTGCATTACTTGCCAAAATTGGGGCTGTCTGGTTAACTCATAAATATGTAccatgggatttttattttacaaacatcagtgttatatatatttttttcttcggAAGCAGGCGAGATAAAGGTGCAAGTTTCCAGAGCTGTTTGGCGAAATCAAAGCGCCATAGTGGGCGGAGTTTACCCAGTCTAGAACGATCTAGTATCTGTGGGGGAAAAAAGCGCGAAAGAGGCAGCAGCACTTGAATTTCTGACTCGTCGTCAGTGACAGACAAGTTCCGTTAATTCTCAAATCTAAGTTTCTTTACACACGGCTTtgtcttgtatttattttgttttcgtcTTTGTGTTGATTTCTTTAACTTTTTGCCTGAGAGGAATTCAGCGACAACGTTTCCGTCAGAGCTCCGACGGAGACGTCTTCGCAGCCGTTAACGTTAAGCTCCGTTAATAACAGACTATTACTCAAATTTACGTTTCTTTATACACGGATTTGTCTTGTGGttgtaaagttatttattttgttttcgtcTTTGTGTTGATATCTTTCACTTTTTGCCTGAGAGGAATTCAGCGAAAACGTTTCCGTGAGAGCTCCGACGGAGAAGTCTTCGCAGTCGTTAACGTTAATGTATTTTTCCCACCCGTGGCCTCTGCCGGAGTTTCCATCTTGGAATCGCGGATCCTTCACAGACTGCTTATCGGGACTTCCAGAAAATCAGTAAGTAACTTTACCATCACTACTTCgagcaaaaaaaagaaataaaaaaagaaagttcagTGCCACACCCTTGTCAGGCTGTGGAAAGCCAACAGCCTGTAGAGAACCTTGCAGATTATTACCCTCTTTCTGTATATAATCAATTTGGTCTTAATCGTGTTGCTCTGCATCATTCTGTGTTTCAGAAGAATGAGTAATGGACTCCATTGAGAAAGCAATACAGGCCGTGCTACCACAGCTAACGTTAGATGAAGCAAAGCTTGAAACTTTAGTCAATGAGTTGGTGAAAGTAGGTGTTGAAGGACCAGATGATCTGCAGTTTATTCAAGAAGATGACATCAAACATCTGCTCACACCCATTCAGTGCAGAAAAATTATTCATTCCTTGAAAGGTGAGATTAGTTCTTTTAATTAACATATATTAGTTGATCCGCTAcaattaataactaaataaatccgCAATCATTCAatcataattttgtaaaaaaaaaaaaaaaaaaaaaaaaaaaagtggttataTGTGGATGTTAGTGTATACCTGGTCCAAGATTCTGTCCCCTTTGGTCAGGCAGGTGACATGTTGATAGAACTTGAGGAGTACAGATTGAGGTTAGAATTATTGAAATCCCCCACGGCAATAAATGCCCTTCTGGATGTGCAGTTTGCTGTTTGCTAATGGCAGTATATAAAGCcaaatttgctttaaaaaaaaaaataaaaaaaaatgaaagatggTATATAcgggaaaaataaaaactatattcttGCCTCTGCAATGCTGTCTCTGCACTAGATACAGTTATTCCATGCAAAACTACAGACCCACAGCTTTCCAAAGAGCCTAATCACTTGATTATAGACCCAAGTATGTAAGAATAGTGCAATACAGTACAGAAGGATAGTGGTCGCATTGCAATTGAAAACAGCATTTAAGATATTGCCCATATTCCCCCATCCATGCAGATCACATAGTCATGCATTGcatttgctctttttttaaacacattgatTTTAATATACACCTGCAATGCGgctgaaaaaaagcacatcatcaaaaatatttcaatgttaacatgtaaaataattttcttgtttgCCATCAGTTGACCTCAAATCACCCATCTAGGCTGATTAGTAATTGAGATGAAGCCATGACAACCATTTTTGAAATGACCCTTTTCCCAAGAtcagatttaaatacattttagtctgttatttagtattttttatagtttgtttattTGAACTGTACCAgaatccaaaaaaacaaaacaaaaaaacattttatataaattttgttGGTTTAACCCTATATTGACAGGGTGTCCgcggggttttaaaaagtattaaaaagtgataaatcaaaatggtcaaatttaaggccattaaaagtgttaaatgtggtctcagaggtattatttttttccaaattaggtattattttttccagactatcaggtgtcttattctgattgaaattctatctgcgttcgtgttagttcgtttatatgggctttagcatatctgggcacataatcaaagatcttccgtctccgtctcactgtatgtttgatgctgacgtcatattcagtggtcgttcggcatcatctcagaacactgcgcgctcaacagaagtggctggcttacgttttattttagacttgcttcaaggcatatcttcaacgactggacaaccatcgtcgtcttcatggacaaatgcaagttttctaatagctgggttaacgaccggtactagtaccgaggtcccgttcaaacccggttcttgacgcatacagcgctatgatttccgcgaagcagaaaacgagtacggaatctcaaaatccagtcatgaaaatgaaacttacattttaatatggacagtcatggaatttgtgaaagcataaattaatcaaatcaaatctccatatggaccagtatctgtaaatgttaagccgcaaaagttgtttgaaatatgaatccgtgttctgcgcgtctctgtgtgaattaatgaatggcagagacgtgctgGTTTATTTACtgcatagactgaagcgcatgacgcttgcattaatttcagcatctgttgtcttctcctgtcaaaataatggagttcatttagaattattcatattcattttcgaaaaagcagaagacataccggtttctccggtagtgggcggagctaatgcgcaaatagaaatttcaaaatgacaaatatgcattcattaggcctaaaagaacatttttacataagggcattgtgctagaaatattactattatttagtaaaacgtatgtgatactgctaccactgttgcaaaaaaataaaaaactttatttaaaaaaaaaataaatctcaatatttctcccatgttttaattttaatagcaaatcccctttatttaccaaacattaaatgtgtttaaatttgataaattaaaagacaaattaaatttgggtgaaacttgtttactgtttttcataattatataacttgtagaaaataTAAAGAAGTATAGTATAAGAAGtaaagtataaagaatggcattggttttatttttagtgctaaaaagttattttttttttattagcaaatttttgtgttttgctttggtaccgaaattggtaccgagaaccgtggattttcactggtatcggtaccgaatactgaaatattggtaccgtgacaacactaacaggcaggcttattgttcggtctatccattttctccattgcacattttatggtatttgttttatttttatttactaagtgaaataaatgtgcaatatgctgtcaacatcagtctctaaatctattatttttttgtatgttatatatgtcaaaatctgtgtaaataatagaaaggtcgctgattaacacttgcaattcagtgtcgtgatggtattaaaaaatattctgaaggtagtgaaaaaggtattaaaaagtagtaaatttaacttaaggatTGCTGTATATACCCTGATTGACCTACCTATAAGGACTTGACGGccaccattttgattttattttattttttaagttttagtttaagtACATCTGATACTATTGTAAACCACTAAGAAaccttttgttagatttttttttttagggtcaaACCTTATTTTCACCTGACTATTCTGTGCTTTCACAGTGTGTAATGCAGGTCCTTCAAATCCCCAGCTGAGCCCTTCATCGTCTGAGCCACTGTCAGTTGCCTATTCCAGCACATGCCCCATATCATCTATAAGTCCCATCTCTGCATGGGTGAACAGTTTTGAGGTGCCATGGAACAAAGTGAGGCTGACTCTTAGAAGAGCAGTAGATGCTGGTGAGAGGCCAGCTCCGGATGACCGCAGACACTTGATAAAAGTCACTGTTGATGCGATGAGAGAGCGTTCCTTGAACCCTACTCGCAGAGAGTGTGTGGTAGTGGCTAAAGCTATAACTCAAAAATATCCAAATAGCTTTTTAGACAAAAATGAAGAGGGGGAGCTAATTGGATGTGGGTATTTCAGCATTATAAATCAGCTCAAAACCAGAGTAGAATATTTGAATCGAGGCAACTCTCTTTCCCGTCTGAGGAAGCACAAACGCACCCAGAGAGATGATGAGGATGGTGATGATGACCAGCCAGCAGTAGCTACATGTGCAAGAATCGACAGTTATGGGTGTGTTCGTTGGCAGCCAGCGGACTATCCAGATGGGGAAACATCAGCATCATTAGAGGAAAAGAAGCTTGAGATGATTGATATATTCAGCCGAGAGGGACTAAAGGGCGCTGAGAGAGGAAGGGTAGAAGACCTAATGGCAATCACTTATGCCAAACAGCGGGAATACATCAACGCAAAGCCTTCCCCAAGCATTCTGGATCTGGGTAAAGAGTGGCCATTTCTCTTTTCACAGAAGTTTTTATTGTCACACTTCACCACTCTCACCAATGTTGAACTATACACAAGACTGAATGAAGATATGGACAAAAAGGGTAAAAGACTCCCGGATTTCTTCGGTAGTCAGATTACAAAGTGGAGGAAAGAAGTAAGAGCTGTTCTGAAGGAAGCCATAAAGAAGGACCGAGAAGGATCTGATGGCCTAGCAGCGATGCTTGTGATGTTGGCACACTTCAAAGAGCAAGAGGAGTCAATTTTTCTCATTGCTGATGTAAGTTccttaattatttaaatcttttatttggAGTTTTCAACAATTAACTGTCACATTTACCTGTACACAATTGTATCTCATTTCCCTGATTAGAGTGAGAATTGTTAATGCAGGTTGACGAACCTCCAGTTTTTCAAGTAAATACAGGTTTGTGTCAGGTTTATGTTATTGGTGGTTGAGCACTTTTTCCTTGATAGACCTCACCTCACAATATAACCCACTTGGTGCAAGCTTCTATCTCAATTCCTGGGTAAATGCTGGGTAAAGTCACTGTTGTCCACTGTGAGCacgatattttaattaatattttaattaagagAAAATTGATGTAGTGTTGTAATTGATAAAGATATTGTGGTACTTAGTTAATTTTTTGTGTAAACCTTTCACAAACCTTCAGAGCAAAAAAAAGGACCATTGCTCATTGCTTCCTTATCAACAAATTTCAAAAAGCTTTTTCTATCCTAGAGATAATATACAGCCTACCTTGTTTCAAGTAACACTTATCTTTGCTGGCATAGGAGACTACCACTCCCGCAGACGCAGAGGCCCAGCTGTCTCTCCCAGTCACTCCAAGGATCATCATGCTCGGTAAGTTTCACATTCAATGTTAATGAATCCTTTGAATGTATAGGGCACAAGCAAAGCAAAGTTTCTGGAAAACACTAGTGAATGTGTGTTGTGTCATTCTCTGCTTCTGCACCAGTCAGTAACAGCACAGTCACTCCAAAACTTAAGTTATGTGGAGTAATCTCTTATCTTTAGTAGCCACCTATAATGTCGTGATTGCTATTTCAGATTGCTTGCTATGCCTGTATCACTCATTGTTTTTCTATCACCAAACCAGTTATTGctgcttaaaggattagttcacctcaaaatgaaaatttcctaataatttactctcaccccaatgccatccaagatatccatgtctttctttcctcagtggaagagaaattaagtctgaggaaaacatttctggatttttctTTGAATAATGGACTTCAATTGTAACCAACGTTTTGAAGTCCAAATCAATGCAGTTCAATTGTTAGGATTGAGTTGGGAACTAAATCTTCACATCGAAAGGTCGCGCTCCATTTCACCGGCCATCTTTGCGTATTTCCACCGGCGATATCGAGCGCAACCTTTCGACTTGATGTAGTTCCCAGCTCAATCCTAACAATTgtagttaaaaagtatataaattattattatatttttttagaaaatgaccaatcattttgctagataagaccctAATCCTCAGCTGGGATCCTGCACAGCCCGTTGAAGCACTTCAAAGATCTTTGAAACTGCATTGATTTAGACTTCAAAACGTTGGTTACAATTGAAGTCCATTATTTGAagaaaaatccagaaatgttttcctcagacttaatttctcttccactgaggaaagaaagacatggatatcttggatggcattggggtgagtaaattattaggaaattttcattttgaggtgaactaatcctttaaagggttagttcagccagaaataaaaattatgtcattaatgactcaccctcatgttgttccaaacccgtgagacctccgtttatcttcgttTATCTATCTATTAaagatattttaggtttagtccgagagctttctgaccctccattgaagctgtgtgtacggtatactgtccatgtccagaaaggtaataaaaacacatcaaagtagtccatgtgacatcagagggtcagttagaatttgttgaagcatcgaatatacattttgctccaaaaattacgactttattcagcattttcttctcttccgggtctgttgtgagcgcattcacaacactgcagtgacgccCCTGACATAcaatgctgctgacgtgttttctttgttattggttgcaccagaaaacacgtcagcagcgtcgtacGTCAACCGTCGcgttcacaacagacacggaagagaagacaatcctgaataaagtcgtaattttttttatttttggagcagaatgtattttcgatgtttcaataaattctaacggaccctctgatgtcacatggactactttgatgatgtttttattacctttctggacatggacagtagaccgtacacacagcttcaatggagggactgagagctctcggactaaatctaaaatatcttaaactgtgttccgaagataaaaggaggtcttatgggtttggaacgacatgagggtgagtcattaatgacataattttcatttttggctgaactaaccctttaatgcactGCTTCGAAGATATGTATGCTCCCTGCCctgtttttacaataatttatgtGGAGAAAATCTTTTATAGAATGTATtgctatgaaatataatttttgtgatGACTCTTGTCTTTACTAAGGAGAGACAATACTGACTGCAAAAAAATGGATGCTGTCGATCGAGGGGAAGGTCGTAATCCCACCTGGTGCTCACATGGCAGACTTCACCACTGCCTTGGCCGCTCTCTTCGCCTGTTACTATGTATTCAACCTAGAGTATCAGGTGGAAGCCAGCACAACACTGGAGTTTGTTCAGAggtattttttatcttaaatagtTTGATTGCAGTGTAAAAGCAAATTGACAATTGAAAAGCTGTTCAAAATCATTTTCTCCCTTTAAAATTAGGGCTGTGAACTGACACTGgtctcacggttcggttcgattacGATTATCATGTCATCGATTCAGTTCAATTCGATATCACAATGCATCGCGATGCACCGCATACTCAATTTGACATTTTTCTTCAAAAGTGATGTGTGCGCACGTGTGTGTGCTGGCCTGTTCAAACAGTGACATTCCAGTTGGGAGTAAAGCTTGTTTATGccattaagaaaagaaaaatctgtcatataaattgttttaaagaaatattcatttaaaagcagCGTTTATTAATCGGTGTATTATGTTACCATTAAAGATGCACGCATCAACCGTCGCTGAGTCCGCTGTTGAAGGTTACGATCATCCATTTATAATCACGCATAACAACACAGAATAATAGTAATTTGAACATCGGGTCAGACTCTGTCAGGCGTTAACAGCTCGGGGTGAAAACACCTAACGTGGTTTATCAAGTTAGTGGTATTACCTCCTGCATATTCTATTTGTGCGTGGCATGAGCGCACACAGTGCATCTTCTGCAGGATGTGCTTACCAGGTTGTTCATAAAAGCTGAAATGTGCCCAGATGTAGGCTTTAAAAGTAGTTGGAGCATCTTTAATTACTCGCACTCGCGTCTGGCCTCCTTCTGCCATTGTATGCTACCGCGACAAATGACGTCAGAAAAGTGTCAGTACATTATAATCGATTATGGTCTATTACTGAGCCGATACCGTATCGTCCTCATCTGCATCGTAGAAACGATAAATTTTGACAcccctatttaaaatgttatggaattgggctgggcgatatggctgaAAATTGTATCACAATATAAGTGTTTCATATTGGTCGATatcgataattattgatatttttatgacCTATTTAAAATAAGGAACAggagaaaaatatattacatttaaaaaaaattattttaaagttaaaggaatagttcacctcaaaatgaaaatttctttctttcttcagtggaaaagaaattaagttttttgaggaaacaatagcaaccaactgagttatttgccattgaagtccattatatgaaaaaaaaaatcctgaaatgttttcctcaaaaaacttattttctattgaagaaagaaagacgtggatatcttggatggcattggggtgagtaaatgattaggaaattttcattttgggttgaactaatcctttaaccttCCCCTGATTCATAGGTGTGATTGGCAAAGGACAAAAAAGCAGGAAAATATAATGCACACCTATCATGACGCAGTGACAGCACGTGTGATTATTCCAGTAGTTAGGACATCGCACAAGATTTGTGTTAACACAGAACACATTTCATCACTGGATAGTGTTTGTCGTTTATTTAAAGTGTGGTTTATGTCAGCTGAATGTGCTGAACGCTTTTCAGAGAAGATGAGGCAACGTTATTTTAGTACAATTCACACCCAGCGATAATTCAGGGAAAAAAATCTCCGAATGCTTCACGTGAAACTTCGGTCTTCCGACCTATCATTGTGTCAGTTCTCAATTGATTTTGATGGTAAtatcaattttaa
This genomic stretch from Carassius gibelio isolate Cgi1373 ecotype wild population from Czech Republic chromosome B6, carGib1.2-hapl.c, whole genome shotgun sequence harbors:
- the LOC127959056 gene encoding uncharacterized protein LOC127959056; this translates as MDSIEKAIQAVLPQLTLDEAKLETLVNELVKVGVEGPDDLQFIQEDDIKHLLTPIQCRKIIHSLKVCNAGPSNPQLSPSSSEPLSVAYSSTCPISSISPISAWVNSFEVPWNKVRLTLRRAVDAGETILTAKKWMLSIEGKVVIPPGAHMADFTTALAALFACYYVFNLEYQVEASTTLEFVQRFLVRINPDSNKCTAKEQMSKTTGRVVKRKTSYMNPHVISFIRDFTEFYLLTD